The Nocardioides sp. cx-173 genome segment GGTCACGATGACGGTCCATCAAGCGGCGGACGCCTCCCCGGCGCAGCGGGTCTCGACCCCCGTGGACGGGGTGGAGGTGCTCGGCGCGCTCTCCCCCAGCCGCGCCGGCGACTTCCTGACCTGCCCCCTGCTCTACCGCTACCGCACCATCGACCGGCTCCCCGAGCCCTACTCGGCCGACGCCGTGCGCGGCACGGTGGTCCATCGAGTCCTGGAGAACCTCTTCGACCTGCCGGCGCTCGAGCGCACCCCGGAGCGCGCGCGCGGACTGCTCATGCCGGCCTGGGACGAGCTGCTCGACGCCGAGCCCGGCGTGGCCGAGATGTTCGGCACCGAGGGCCCCGACGTCGCCGCCTGGCTGACCTCGTGCCGCACCGTCCTCGACCGCTACTTCTCCCTCGAGGACCCCCAGCGCCTCGAGCCCGCCGAGCGCGAGCTGTACGTCGAGGCGCTGCTCGACTCCAAGCTGCTGCTGCGCGGCTTCGTGGACCGCATCGACGTCGCCCCCGACGGCGCGATCCGGGTGGTCGACTACAAGACAGGGCGCTCGCCGACCGAGGACTTCGAGGCCAAGGCCCTGTTCCAGATGAGGTTCTACGCCCTCGTCATCTGGCGCACCCGCGGCGTGGTGCCGGCGATGCTGCAGCTGATCTATCTCGGCAACGGCGAGATCCTGCGCTACGTCCCCGACGAGCGCGACCTGCTCGCCACCGAGCGCAAGGTCGAGGCGGTGTGGCAGGCGATCCGCCACGCCACCGCTACCCGCGACTGGCAGCCGCGCCGCAGCCGGCTGTGTGACTGGTGCGCGCACCAGGCCATCTGCCCGGAGTGGGGCGGCACTCCCCCACCGCTCACCCCCGATGAGGGCCGCGACCCCGCCCAGGACGCGCGCTAGGCGGACAGCTCGGCCTCGGCCGCCGCCACGGACTCCGCCGTGACCTCGTGCGGCTTGATCCGCCCGTCGCGGATGTCCTCGGCGTAGTGGCAGGCCACCAGGTGGCCCGCACCGCCGAGCAGCCGCAGCTCGGGCCGCTCGGTGTCGCAGCGGGTCTCCTGCCGAAACGGGCAGCGGGTGTGGAAGCGGCAGCCCGGGGGCGGTGCCGACGGCGACGGCAGGTCGCCGGCCAGGACGATCCGCTCGCGGCGTGCCTCGATCTTCGGGTCGGGCACGGGGACGGCCGACATCAGGGCCTTGGTGTAGGGATGCAGCGGCTCGGCGTACAGGTCGTCGCTCGAGGCCTGCTCCACGAT includes the following:
- a CDS encoding RecB family exonuclease, whose amino-acid sequence is MTVHQAADASPAQRVSTPVDGVEVLGALSPSRAGDFLTCPLLYRYRTIDRLPEPYSADAVRGTVVHRVLENLFDLPALERTPERARGLLMPAWDELLDAEPGVAEMFGTEGPDVAAWLTSCRTVLDRYFSLEDPQRLEPAERELYVEALLDSKLLLRGFVDRIDVAPDGAIRVVDYKTGRSPTEDFEAKALFQMRFYALVIWRTRGVVPAMLQLIYLGNGEILRYVPDERDLLATERKVEAVWQAIRHATATRDWQPRRSRLCDWCAHQAICPEWGGTPPPLTPDEGRDPAQDAR